In Lentibacillus amyloliquefaciens, one DNA window encodes the following:
- the trxB gene encoding thioredoxin-disulfide reductase — MAEERMYDVIIAGAGPAGMTAAVYASRANLDTLMIERGIPGGQVANTEDVENYPGYEHILGPDLSNKLFEHAKKFGAEYAYGDIKNVEDYGDYKTVIAGSKQYNTRVLIITTGAQFKKLGIPGEDELGGRGVSYCAVCDGAFFKEKNLAVIGGGDSAVEEGMYLTRFADKVTIVHRRDNLRAQKILQDRAFNNDKVDFIWDTEAKTINGPDGKVNAVSLYNNETGKEYEYPVDGVFIYIGMVPLSEPFKSLGITNDEGYIPTNENMETSIPGIYAAGDIREKSLRQIVTATGDGSIAAEASQKYIENLEEELKAAQS; from the coding sequence ATGGCCGAAGAACGTATGTATGATGTGATTATTGCAGGTGCCGGACCTGCCGGTATGACTGCAGCAGTTTATGCATCACGTGCAAATCTGGACACGTTGATGATTGAACGCGGCATTCCGGGCGGACAGGTCGCTAACACAGAAGACGTTGAAAACTATCCCGGTTACGAACACATTTTAGGGCCGGATTTATCGAATAAACTGTTCGAACACGCCAAAAAATTTGGGGCTGAATATGCCTATGGTGATATTAAAAATGTTGAAGATTACGGTGATTATAAAACGGTTATCGCCGGCAGCAAACAGTATAATACGCGTGTTCTGATCATTACAACAGGCGCGCAATTTAAGAAACTCGGCATCCCCGGTGAAGATGAGCTTGGAGGACGCGGTGTATCTTATTGTGCGGTCTGTGATGGGGCATTCTTTAAAGAAAAAAATCTTGCCGTTATCGGCGGAGGAGACTCTGCTGTTGAAGAAGGCATGTATTTAACACGATTCGCTGATAAAGTCACAATTGTGCATCGCCGTGATAATCTGCGTGCCCAGAAGATTTTGCAGGATCGTGCCTTTAATAATGATAAGGTTGACTTCATCTGGGACACCGAAGCAAAAACGATTAACGGTCCGGATGGCAAGGTGAATGCTGTTTCTCTTTATAACAATGAGACAGGAAAAGAATATGAGTACCCGGTTGATGGTGTATTTATTTATATCGGAATGGTACCACTGAGCGAACCATTTAAATCATTAGGTATCACAAATGATGAAGGTTATATTCCAACGAATGAAAATATGGAAACATCTATTCCTGGCATTTATGCAGCAGGTGACATTCGTGAAAAATCACTTCGACAAATTGTAACAGCAACCGGTGATGGAAGTATTGCTGCCGAAGCTTCACAGAAGTATATCGAGAATTTGGAAGAAGAATTGAAAGCAGCACAGTCATAA
- a CDS encoding NUDIX hydrolase, with the protein MQRVTNCILLHNDKVLLLKKPRRGWYAAPGGKMEKGESIKESVVREYREETELQLIEPELAGVFTFSIFHGEKLMQEWMMFTFFCEQYTGALAHYCREGDLEWVTQQMVSDLPMAEGDRKIFEHVLDSDKMLYGSFQYKEDFDLIDCRFDPSHV; encoded by the coding sequence ATGCAACGTGTAACAAATTGCATATTATTACATAACGATAAAGTTTTATTGTTGAAAAAGCCGCGCCGGGGTTGGTATGCCGCTCCCGGCGGCAAAATGGAAAAAGGTGAATCGATTAAAGAGTCGGTAGTCCGTGAATATCGTGAAGAGACCGAATTGCAATTGATTGAACCCGAGCTGGCAGGCGTATTTACTTTTTCAATTTTTCATGGTGAAAAACTGATGCAGGAATGGATGATGTTTACCTTTTTCTGTGAGCAATATACAGGTGCCTTAGCGCATTACTGCCGGGAAGGTGATTTGGAATGGGTCACACAGCAGATGGTTAGTGATTTGCCAATGGCAGAGGGTGATCGAAAAATTTTTGAACACGTACTGGACTCAGATAAAATGCTTTATGGGTCCTTCCAATATAAGGAAGACTTTGATCTGATTGACTGCCGATTCGACCCATCCCACGTTTAA
- the rapZ gene encoding RNase adapter RapZ, with the protein MAKSELETKLVVITGMSGAGKTVAVQSFEDLGYYCVDNLPPALLPKFLELMKDSTNNIKNVALVMDLRGREFFDSLFEALDILGEAEWLNEHILFLDAKEESLVSRYKETRRSHPLAPEGLPLEGIQQERKILDELRGRAQRIIDTTNLKPKELREKILKAYTEEKQDIFSVHMVSFGYKYGVPIDADLLFDVRFLPNPHYVPHMQPLTGLSSEVSSYVFKWSDTQKFNEKVLDLLQFMLPQYKKEGKSQLVVGIGCTGGQHRSVALAEYFAKQLSTNYITHVSHRDIDKRKGH; encoded by the coding sequence ATGGCAAAAAGTGAACTGGAAACAAAACTGGTTGTTATTACAGGGATGTCAGGTGCAGGGAAAACAGTTGCCGTTCAAAGCTTTGAAGATCTCGGTTATTACTGTGTTGATAATTTGCCGCCCGCATTGCTGCCAAAATTCCTTGAGCTGATGAAAGATTCAACGAACAATATTAAAAATGTAGCACTCGTTATGGATTTGCGCGGCCGTGAGTTTTTTGATTCATTATTCGAAGCTTTGGATATCTTAGGAGAAGCGGAATGGCTGAATGAACATATCCTTTTTCTGGACGCCAAAGAGGAGTCACTAGTCAGCAGATACAAAGAAACGCGACGCTCTCATCCCTTGGCGCCGGAAGGTTTACCGCTTGAGGGGATTCAACAGGAGCGGAAAATCCTCGATGAACTAAGAGGCAGAGCACAGCGGATTATTGATACGACCAATTTAAAACCAAAGGAATTAAGAGAAAAAATCCTGAAAGCTTATACCGAAGAAAAACAGGACATCTTCTCTGTTCACATGGTTTCATTTGGTTATAAATACGGTGTTCCAATTGACGCGGACTTGTTGTTTGATGTCCGGTTTTTGCCGAACCCGCATTATGTTCCGCATATGCAGCCGCTGACCGGATTGAGCTCAGAAGTATCGTCATATGTTTTCAAATGGTCTGATACGCAGAAATTCAATGAAAAAGTACTTGACTTATTGCAGTTCATGCTTCCTCAATATAAAAAAGAAGGGAAGTCACAGCTTGTAGTCGGAATCGGGTGTACAGGTGGACAGCACCGGTCTGTTGCGCTTGCTGAATACTTTGCCAAACAACTGTCAACGAACTACATTACCCATGTCAGCCATCGTGACATTGACAAAAGAAAGGGACATTAA
- a CDS encoding gluconeogenesis factor YvcK family protein: MNNSQKNPSVVVVGGGTGMPVLLRGLKDLPIDLTALVTVADDGGSTGRLRNEMAIPAPGDIRNVIAALSDAEPMLLELFQHRFNVGNGLSGHSMGNLLLAAMTSVTGNFFTGIQEISRVLNVKGEIYPISNDSMSLYAKMEDGTVVSGESNIPLANKKIERVFLSPQPVRPLPNAVEAIEKADLVIVAPGSLYTSILPNLIIPQIDVALGNTKANVVYVCNVMTQAGETTGYTAADHVQAIRDHIGSGCVDSIVVHNEPIRKQVREVYAEENADPVIYDTERLLDMGLKIIESDIIDPQRTTLRHDTQKIANLLYSMLDNNT; the protein is encoded by the coding sequence ATGAACAACAGCCAAAAGAACCCGAGTGTTGTGGTCGTTGGCGGCGGGACAGGAATGCCGGTCCTCTTGCGCGGGCTGAAGGATTTGCCCATTGACTTGACTGCTCTGGTGACAGTAGCTGATGACGGTGGAAGTACAGGGCGATTAAGAAATGAAATGGCCATACCTGCTCCCGGTGATATACGGAATGTTATTGCTGCTTTATCAGATGCCGAACCGATGCTGCTTGAACTGTTTCAGCACAGGTTTAATGTCGGCAATGGATTATCGGGGCATTCAATGGGTAATTTGCTGCTGGCAGCCATGACATCTGTGACAGGGAACTTTTTTACCGGTATTCAGGAAATATCACGTGTGTTAAATGTCAAAGGTGAAATTTATCCAATATCAAATGATAGCATGTCGCTGTATGCAAAAATGGAAGATGGAACGGTCGTATCGGGTGAATCCAATATACCGCTTGCCAACAAAAAAATTGAACGTGTATTTCTGAGTCCGCAGCCTGTCCGGCCCCTTCCGAATGCAGTAGAGGCAATTGAAAAGGCTGATCTGGTGATCGTGGCTCCGGGTAGTCTTTATACAAGTATTTTACCAAATCTGATTATTCCACAAATCGACGTGGCGCTCGGCAATACAAAGGCTAATGTCGTTTATGTGTGCAATGTGATGACCCAAGCGGGGGAAACAACAGGATATACAGCTGCAGATCACGTTCAGGCAATCCGTGATCATATCGGTTCCGGTTGTGTCGATTCAATCGTTGTTCATAATGAACCGATACGCAAACAAGTTCGTGAAGTGTATGCAGAGGAAAATGCTGATCCGGTTATTTATGATACGGAACGTCTGCTTGATATGGGACTTAAGATCATTGAAAGTGATATTATTGACCCGCAGCGCACGACTTTACGTCACGATACACAAAAAATAGCAAACTTGCTTTATTCAATGCTGGATAATAACACATGA
- the whiA gene encoding DNA-binding protein WhiA — protein sequence MSFAAEIKKELTGIELDSSCKNAELAALIRMNGVVSKSGSHYTLDVQTENAAIARRIYTLVKSSYDISVELLVRKKMKLKKNNVYIVRMKEYVRQLLFELGIVQDDYTFTRTIPEQFKEKDCCKRSYLRGAFLAGGSMNNPETSSYHLEITNSYQEHNESLCELMNEYELGARSLERKKGYIVYLKEAEKITDFLSIIGAHNALFKFEDVRIVRDMRNSVNRLVNCETANLNKTIGAAFRQIENINFISEMVGLEALPEKLREIAALRVQHQDITLKELGELVSSGKISKSGVNHRLKKIDEFAEKLHEDRVVSKK from the coding sequence ATGTCTTTTGCAGCGGAAATAAAAAAAGAATTGACAGGGATTGAGCTGGATTCTTCCTGTAAGAATGCTGAACTGGCTGCATTGATACGGATGAATGGCGTGGTGTCCAAGTCCGGAAGTCATTACACACTTGATGTCCAAACAGAAAATGCTGCCATAGCCCGGCGGATATATACGTTGGTCAAATCATCATATGATATTTCGGTCGAGTTGCTTGTCCGTAAAAAAATGAAGTTGAAGAAAAATAATGTCTATATTGTCCGCATGAAGGAATATGTCCGGCAATTGCTGTTTGAATTAGGTATTGTACAGGATGACTATACGTTCACACGAACGATTCCGGAGCAGTTTAAGGAAAAAGATTGCTGCAAACGATCCTATTTAAGAGGGGCCTTTTTGGCAGGCGGCTCCATGAATAACCCTGAAACATCGTCATATCATCTGGAAATAACCAATTCATATCAGGAACATAATGAATCCTTGTGTGAATTGATGAATGAATATGAATTAGGCGCACGGAGCCTTGAACGTAAAAAAGGGTATATTGTTTATTTGAAAGAAGCAGAAAAAATAACGGATTTCTTAAGTATTATAGGCGCCCACAATGCCTTATTCAAATTTGAAGACGTCAGAATTGTGCGGGACATGCGTAATTCAGTCAATCGCCTGGTCAACTGCGAAACAGCCAATTTAAACAAAACGATTGGTGCAGCGTTCCGCCAGATTGAAAATATCAATTTTATTTCAGAAATGGTTGGCTTGGAAGCATTACCTGAGAAACTAAGAGAGATTGCAGCACTTCGGGTCCAGCATCAGGATATCACGCTGAAAGAATTAGGCGAATTAGTTTCCAGCGGCAAAATATCCAAATCAGGCGTCAACCACCGGCTTAAAAAAATCGATGAATTTGCTGAGAAACTTCATGAAGACAGAGTTGTTTCAAAAAAGTGA
- a CDS encoding HPr family phosphocarrier protein, which translates to MLEKMVKVDLESGLQSRPAAQFVQEANGYSSHVFLEKDGKRVNAKSIMGLMSVAVTPGETIKLIADGNDEEDALNGLIDFVSK; encoded by the coding sequence TTGTTGGAAAAAATGGTAAAAGTTGATTTGGAATCAGGTTTACAATCGAGGCCGGCAGCTCAATTTGTACAGGAAGCTAATGGGTATTCTTCACATGTATTTCTTGAAAAAGATGGGAAGCGTGTGAATGCCAAAAGTATTATGGGGCTGATGAGTGTTGCGGTTACACCGGGTGAGACAATCAAATTAATTGCTGATGGCAATGACGAAGAAGATGCACTCAATGGATTAATCGATTTTGTCTCAAAATAG
- the clpP gene encoding ATP-dependent Clp endopeptidase proteolytic subunit ClpP, protein MNLIPTVIEQTNRGERAYDIYSRLLKDRIIMLGSGIDDNVANSIVAQLLFLEAEDPDKDISLYINSPGGSITAGMAIYDTMQFIKSDVSTICTGMAASMGAFLLAAGEKGKRYALPNSEVMIHQPLGGTQGQATDIEIHARRIIQMKEKMNKILSDRTGQPLEVVERDTDRDNFKSAEESVEYGLIDKILERNTDKK, encoded by the coding sequence ATGAATCTGATACCGACAGTCATTGAACAGACAAATCGTGGAGAACGCGCATATGATATTTATTCACGCCTGCTGAAAGACCGCATAATCATGCTTGGCAGCGGGATTGATGACAACGTGGCCAACTCAATTGTAGCACAGCTTCTTTTCCTTGAAGCGGAAGATCCGGATAAGGATATTTCATTGTACATTAACTCTCCCGGCGGTTCGATCACAGCTGGCATGGCTATTTACGATACAATGCAATTCATCAAATCAGATGTTTCCACCATCTGCACTGGAATGGCTGCATCAATGGGTGCGTTTCTACTGGCTGCAGGTGAAAAAGGCAAACGCTATGCGCTGCCTAACAGTGAAGTCATGATTCACCAACCACTAGGCGGAACACAGGGACAGGCGACTGACATCGAAATCCATGCCCGCCGCATCATCCAGATGAAGGAAAAAATGAACAAAATTCTTTCTGATCGCACCGGACAGCCACTGGAAGTCGTTGAACGCGACACCGACCGAGACAACTTCAAGTCTGCTGAAGAATCTGTGGAATACGGTTTGATTGACAAGATTTTGGAAAGAAATACAGACAAAAAATAA